AACATCATTGATGAGGGCATCATGGGAAGTCATAAGGTCATCGTGGTTGTGTCTCGACACTTCATCGACAGCGTGTGGTGTCGCTTTGAGTTTGAGGTGGCGCAGTCCTGGCTGGTGATGGAGGGCACTGCCAACATTATCATAATCATGTTGGAGGATGTAGAAGAGGAAAAGACCAAGAAGGTGTTTGGTCTTCATAAACACCTGAAGAAGAACACGTATCTAAAGTGGAGAGGAAACCCTTTGAGTGACATGAGGTTCTGGACTCGGCTCAGGAAGGCTGTTATTGCCCAAAAAACGAAAGTCACATGTATTTGCAAAGTGCAATTCTTGTTGTTATATTACATTTTGGTGAAATAATGTGATGGTTACGTGTCCCTTCATATTTTCTATTATTTCTTTATAACTGTGTTAAAGCATATCTTCTAAATAAAGCGAgactcaaacacaaaaaaatcctttttgggttttatttttatcattatgattagtagtagtggtggtagtagtcATATTAGTAGTATgattataattatatttattgttgttgttgtttttgttgttgtcattgttattatcattatttggTGGTACATCCTTTTGTGTCATTCTGTGGGggattctgtgtttttctgaaggCAACAGTCCTTCCTCCACGGCGATAGAGGACTCTCCCAAAATCATTCAGTCTCTCACTGTTTGACAACCTATTATATTAGGAAATACTACCAGTAATTTACATGCTGCCATTCTTTTAAATCGTACTGACACTTCTGGTAAGTAGCTCAGTTTATATGTATACATTGACTGACAGGACTGGTCTGTCCGGCATTGTTTTAAAGATTTGAATTTTTAACGATGCTGTATGAAGGCAGCTTATTTTTAGTTTGGGTGGCTGTGTGTAATGGAAGTAATATGACGCATGGGATCTCCTCAGACCTCCTTTCACCATACATACATCCAGTGAGAATAATTATATGACAGTGGGCTATCACTTTCCATAgctaaacattttaaattagtGTTTGTCTTTTAACCAGTGGTGATTTTTACCATAAAAGACTGCTATATTTCCTCTTTTGTCAGACTGTTCCTTAATTTTTCCTCATCAATGTTATAATTTTgggttttgtgcttttgtttactTACTTACTGTCCAGTGTGTGCTGTTTCAAATTTGTGTTCCTTGACTGACTattactaccaccaccaccactactactactactactactactgctactacacATATTAATATTGCATTTATCTTACACAAGAGCTTATTTATGTACATTTGTGCATACAGTAGGTCTTCAGAGGTCTGATACATCCAACTGCAATTGGAATCACTTTGATTTagatttttcatgtttgtgttatttcagtCATGAGGACTTGTTGCATTTATAACTTGATCCTCTAATCATTATTGTTACTCAGCAAAACCAATCTTTATGATTATTGTGACGTTACTTTTTAGATCAGCCTTTGTGAAACAATAGCAGTGTTAATCAAATATAAACACTAATACAGTATTCTAAGAGAATTATCAGAATATATTGTATGATAAAAAGCCACACGACTGACGTCGACATATGTATTGAGAAAGATGTGAGTACAATTGAGTATTCTTTTAGAATACAATAGGTTTCCTGTGATGTCTGGTAAATGGACAGATTTTCATACAGATGGGAAAAGGAAGTGAGAATTAAGTTCTCCACTCTGCAACGCTACTCAGATGTTCAAATTGTTTAGCTACTGAATTCAGTTCAGCTGACATGCATTCCTGCCCAATAGCACTGACAGTCATGCAACTACTACAGTTTACCccatgtaaaaatgaaaaccattcATGTGGACCACATGAGGACTTAACATATGTTTTGCTGATTGTCTGGAGATTCCAGTGCAGAACAGATGTAATGGATCACTTAATTTCCCCATTACCCTGAATTAATCAGTCTCTCACTGCCAGTCTCAAGTTTCCCAAAGATCAGGTGCCAAATTCAttctgaatgtgaatgagttgAAAAATTCATCATTGTTGAATGTGACTGCCTACCGTGAGTATGGAACACATTTGCTTGTCACCTGGATGGCTGTTAGAATTTCAGAGGCACAGATAGGAAAAGAGGGCAGATTAATGTTTCCTAACGATGTTATACAAATGCATCCCTAACTCCACCAGCGCTAGCGTGTATATTCTTTACTTTGTGACATTCTTTGAATCAAAATATCTGACATTTTTGTCAATACTGACTTTTACATTTGCACAGTGGGATCATCAATAAATATCTTCACTATTTTTTGAATGGTTGTCTCATCATTGGAACATTTCCTCAATTTGGACAAAGTGTGAGACTTGGCACTGTTCCTCCTCATTCATTTGCCACCAACCTCGACGTTCCCAACCGCACCCATTTTGAATGTGATGATTGAAAAATTCATTGTTCTTTAAAATGACTGCTTACTATGGGTATGGAATACTTTTGTTTGTCACCTGGACAGCTGTTAAAATTTCAGAGGCACATATGGGACATCAGTGCAGAGAGGTGAGATGCTCTTTAAGCTTAAGCTTTCAGTTAGCAGTGATCTGTGAGAGTCATATTTGTCTACTTAatctatgtttttatttacgTTAGGAAACACAATAGCTTTTGCATGgtaatcatttttaattttcatgtacacgtacatttattcatttagcaggcACTTTTATCCTAAGCAATTTCCAAGACAGGCATAAAGCAAACCAAGCAGATACCcgttaaggagctgtctgttgcgTAAATGGcactgctaagttcagtatCAAACCAGGTAGAAATGCAAGAATCTTGAAGGAACGTAAGAGAGTGGACTGCAAATGGGTCCAAGGCCCCCACACTACAAACTATGGAGTGACTCCAACAAGTATCACAATTAAAGGCTAGGCAGTACCAGTCATAAAGGGAATGAAATCTATATCATAAAAATCCAGTGCACAGAAGACAGTATGAGCATAGATTTATAGTAGCAGTGAGGAAGTGCTGTGAAGTATGCATCATGGAATGATGAGTGGTGAATTGGAACATTGGAGtcatcagggctgtgtgtagggGTTGAGCATAGAAGGATCAGTTATTCAGCGAATGTGGAGGTAAGGGTTTCACGGGAAAGGTGAGCCTTCAGTACGTTTAGCACCTTTAACCattgttttgtaaaaatgtgaaatgaatatgACAAATCTGCATTATGATAATTTGATCTACCATCAGATTTCAGAGAACATTCACTACTCATGCTCAGGGAGAAATCTCTCTTCTATACCAAACCATTTTTCTCCCATGGTGGAGATTCTGGATCTCAGTTTTAATTTCCTCAGCTTTTTGAACAAGACTACAGTCCCTCTCTTCTCTAATCTGCAAGTCCTTGATCTGACAAGGTGAGCGATCATTGTTAACATATTCaagatttatttcttttaatcatAACTTTCATTATTATTGAGAGTTCttgtcacatttttctttctacaGATGTCATATCCAACATATTGATGACGATGCGTTCCACAATGTAAGGAATCTAACAACTCTAATTCTTACTGGAAACCCCATCACTTATATGGGACCAAATGTCTTGAATGCACTGACCAAACTTCAAAGACTAGTTCTAGTGGACAGTGGTCTGCTCTCATTAGAGCTTCCTATTCATAGTTTGACGAATCTTCAGGAATTGAAAGTTGGAACAAATAACATCAAATCCATGGCCATGCCACCATATATGATCAGCTTTAAAGACTTCAGATTACTGGACCTACATGCCAATAATATATCATTCATCAAAGTTGACCACACCTCTGTGCTACGTGAAATTGGGAGAAACCTTACACTGATACTATCGAGAAATCCCATATTGTACATAGAGTCAGGagcatttgaaaacatttacCTCAGAGAGCTCAAAATACTGGatgcatttgtttcatttaatgcCACAAGGGACGGTCTCAAAACACTGGCTGGACTCAGTGTTGGCAGACTAGTGTTTGGGAACCACAGAGACACCAGAAAGATTAGGATACTTGACTTTTATTATCTAGATGCCCTTTGCTTTATCAAGttcaaagaaatatattttcttcAAAGACATTTTGTGGGCCAAAGAATACATGTATTCCGCTGTATGGCTAATGCAACTAAAATCACAATAAAGCGATGTAAAATCTGGAACATGGAATACATTCCGTTCCATCAACTTAAAGAACTTGTACTAGACTCGACTTCATTAGATAGCATACCAGATATCCCACTTTCGCATCAACATACCTTGGAGAAATTGGTAGTGACAGATAACAGACTTGCATCATTTCACGGCTTTTCAGATATGCCTCTTCTCCAGTATGTAGATTTGAgtagaaatgaaatgtctatCATAGAATGCTGTTCAAAAAAGTTTAGAGGCACTCCTCAGCTACGACACCTCAACTTGAGtctgaacacagacattaaactACTGGGTGAAAATCCATTTTCAGGGCTTGAGACTCTTGAGGCATTGGATTTTCACCATTCTCATTTAAATGGAATAGGTCAATATTCACTGCTGAAGAACCTTCAGCAATTGACATATCTAGATATTTCTTTTTCAGGCATCTATTTCACTTACTACAAATCATTTGATGGTCTTGACAGTCTTAGAGTCCTCAAGATGGCAGGGAACAATTTGTTGGGAGAAATACTGCAGTATTTATTTGCAAATCTAACACAATTAGAGCTTCTGGACATCTCAAACTGTGGCACTGAGAGCATGATGTACAGCACTTTTAAAGATCTCCATcaactgaaacatttatttctaaGTGGAAACAAATTAATGACTTTGGATTTTTCAAGTCTGAAAGCGATAAGAAATGTTTATTTAGACAACAACCAAATCGCCAGCATTCCACTAAACGTTCTCCAAAATCGGCCAGAAAACCTGTCAGTGTTTGATCTATCCAACAACCCAATTGACTGTTCCTGCTCCCAGACAGATTTCATCTCATGGATTGTTAACCATCAACAAATACTGAAGCAACctcaaaacatattttgtcaCTCATTGTCCCAGACCCCAGTCACAAGAGTGATTGACTTTGACTTGGAAAACTGTGCATATAGAAAGAAAGCTGCTGTAATAGTCGTGTCCCTgtttgttattatttcattactgTTGGTGTCAGTGTTGACCTATAAGTTCCAGTTCTGGAACCGGCTCAGGAGGGCTATTTTTGCCCAAAAATGAAGATACATGTATTTTGAAATAGAGAGCCCATAGCAATTTTTCTCATAGCCTCTCAAAAGTTAAGGATCATCACATCTTCCATATTCTCAAATGTGCTGGGAAATTGTTATAGATCACTGGCTCTGACTTGCTAATTATACGAAgactcaaacaaataaaaagtagAGCAGGAGACTTCTTTTTTGGGGgattttgtttggggggggggggtacaattTTTTGTCTTAATCTGGAGAAGACacctgcgtgggtttcctccgggagctccggtttcctcccacagtccaaagacatgcaggttaggtgaattggagacactaaattgcccttaggtatgaatgtgtgtgtgagtgtgtttgtctgtgtgtctgccctgcgatggactggcgacctgtccagggtgtttccccgcctttcgccctatgtgcgctgggataggctccagcaccccccgcgaccctaatcaggataagcggtttagataatgaatgaatgaatgaatggagaaGACACTGGTTCataaaattcataaaattatgtttctcattctctcagtgcCAACAACAAGCTTCCCAAAGATCAGGTCCCAAACTCATTTGTATGTGATGGCTGAAAGTTGattactgttttatttgacCCCCTGCTATGAGTATGGAATACTTTTGTTTGTCCACTGGATACCTGTCAGAATTTcagaagcagagacagagtaTCACAGGGGTGAGATGCACCTGGGCTATAAATTAGTAATGATATGTGATATAGGTCATAAAATGTATTCACATGACTAGTGATTGTGCAATAACAAAATAGGGAATTTAGCTTCTTTATCCCTGTTGCTgtttatacaaacaaacattataTCTCCTGAACAGTGGTCTTTCATAATGCTATTAACAttgttttgaaaactgaaactgaccAAACTGGTATGGtgtgtttcatctctttttAGAAAACATTCAGTATTCATGCTCAGGGAGAAATTTCACACTGGGGGAATCCTCTGAGCTACAGGAGGCTTCGGATTAATTTAGAATGGCCTTTATGGTCAAACACTAATTTGAGGTCATTGTTTTTTATCTTGTCTTTGGCCTTCTCTTACCAAAATCCATTCATTTGTTATCGTTCACAGGCTATGGTTACTTTTTATTAAACATATGACCGAAACCATAACCAGTTAAATTCATAAGCCAAGGCTAAACCTGGaccttgtctctctcttatctctaGTTAGTTTAATGTCCAGGCCTGACTGTTCCTCACATTACCGCACGGTATACTGCACAGTCTTGCTCATTAAGAACATCACGATTCATGGCTTACCAATGAAGAAATCACTTCAACCTTCAAAGTCCTCTCACTGCAAGGAGTGTTTTTAAGGTGTGTTGGCATGTCTGATTCAATTTTGTCATGCAGCTGGTGCTGATTACAAAGCAGTTCAAGTATATTGCGTTGCTCCTTACTCTAAACCAGGCATACTATCTTGTTCCTAGGGCATTTGCCACATGTTTTTTGATGGTCAATTCAGATGCATGCCTTCCAACCCTGGGACTCTCCATTCTATTACATGTCTTTTCTGACAGTGTGTCAGTCATCCTCAAGAGGACTACAGGCTCTGTTAACCCCTTGAATACCTCGTCTGTTTGTATGAAGCCTCTTGGCCTGAGATAAAAGTAGACATTACTACCACTCTGTCAAGCAGTTTCCTAGCAACATTGAAGAAAGAAGGCTAATCTTAAGGTGCGATGAATATTTATATCTGCATTTTAATCcttctgctgtttctcctgaTGTATTACTTAGTTTTACTCCAGATAATCTTATATGATTTGTATTGTATAGAGTGTGTGGTTTCatacatgaaaataaattgtATTTGTTCTGAGACATCTTCTCATGTCCCGGAGTCTGTaatgagtttaaaatgtgtACTCACTACAGATGACAAATCTTAAATTTAATGTGTGAATTGAAAACACGATTAACATTAACATGATTAATGTATGATTGATGACTGATCTCGACCAAAAATTTGGTCAAATTTTGTGATAATAAAAGATGGTTCTCTTTAATAAACAGTATCTGTAGTAGGTGCCATGTatgttaaataaaagaaaatctaCCTCATACATTTTGTTGTCTTCAGTGACCTCTGAGGTCCACGATCAAGAAGAGTGGCTTGTCATGTTCAAAAAGGTCTTGTCTTACTAGCATAATCAACCAAATATTTGCTCGGAAAAGGGAATTATAAGCTTAATGCACTGTGGTACTAATAACATTTGGCCCAAAACTATGAGCAAGTGTTTGTGAGTATTGCAAAAGATGCCATACTGCCATGTACAGGAATATATAAGtactgtatttctgtttgtataatGACGCTGACCTGGACAGTGCCCTTGGCAACACACTAGACATTAGTTGTCAAACCTGGCACACTCTTGTCAGTGCTTATTGGAAACATTATGCACCCATTAAAACTGGCATTTTGCTCACCGCTAAGACATTCATCAGTAACTAGTTCTGTAATTCACAG
This sequence is a window from Chanos chanos chromosome 4, fChaCha1.1, whole genome shotgun sequence. Protein-coding genes within it:
- the LOC115810401 gene encoding toll-like receptor 4, with product MTNLHYDNLIYHQISENIHYSCSGRNLSSIPNHFSPMVEILDLSFNFLSFLNKTTVPLFSNLQVLDLTRCHIQHIDDDAFHNVRNLTTLILTGNPITYMGPNVLNALTKLQRLVLVDSGLLSLELPIHSLTNLQELKVGTNNIKSMAMPPYMISFKDFRLLDLHANNISFIKVDHTSVLREIGRNLTLILSRNPILYIESGAFENIYLRELKILDAFVSFNATRDGLKTLAGLSVGRLVFGNHRDTRKIRILDFYYLDALCFIKFKEIYFLQRHFVGQRIHVFRCMANATKITIKRCKIWNMEYIPFHQLKELVLDSTSLDSIPDIPLSHQHTLEKLVVTDNRLASFHGFSDMPLLQYVDLSRNEMSIIECCSKKFRGTPQLRHLNLSLNTDIKLLGENPFSGLETLEALDFHHSHLNGIGQYSLLKNLQQLTYLDISFSGIYFTYYKSFDGLDSLRVLKMAGNNLLGEILQYLFANLTQLELLDISNCGTESMMYSTFKDLHQLKHLFLSGNKLMTLDFSSLKAIRNVYLDNNQIASIPLNVLQNRPENLSVFDLSNNPIDCSCSQTDFISWIVNHQQILKQPQNIFCHSLSQTPVTRVIDFDLENCAYRKKAAVIVVSLFVIISLLLVSVLTYKFQFWNRLRRAIFAQK